The following proteins are encoded in a genomic region of Cryptomeria japonica chromosome 11, Sugi_1.0, whole genome shotgun sequence:
- the LOC131049045 gene encoding uncharacterized protein LOC131049045: protein MDLRSWRNSKSMLNIEKLAYRSFLVWPSVLGFFLVGLWLVWQETPPNRYSSVILLPPYLKGLQFSSGFEDQSSEPVNQEKIPVIRGVPLKGEAVESFRAHLDCFSESGKWVYNSIPRNLPWNGAGDPYASQCDGRHSTVAGNAVGEWANILASQGGNWTVREELKWAWRTSDKCPLVPVDRDEFCRLVGAYGNVLVVGDSINHLVQWSLINNLLKNISDPNVVIDSSNCRTCPSFEVCSDMAGPGKKGFKVGFVRNDRISTISNVSSDTLNNFLEWPWLHLLKEWDIHILLLNRGAHFETDEIFSASLHRTFSLLRSLYPDLLVLFRNTPPGHENCTSYRGPISERQVIEKGKDKFHWSEFERQNALAKKIVEEYEYIYMDVDVMLGKRPDGHINEKDCLHYCIPGPLDSVVELFYNILILLRTRTRTTLDAKA from the exons ATGGATCTCAGATCTTGGCGAAATAGCAAAAGTATGCTGAATATAGAGAAATTAGCGTACAGATCTTTTCTTGTATGGCCGTCTGTTTTGGGTTTCTTTCTAGTAGGCCTGTGGTTAGTCTGGCAGGAAACCCCTCCCAATAGATATTCTTCTGTAATTTTGTTACCACCATATCTCAAAGGCTTGCAGTTTTCATCTGGTTTTGAAGATCAATCTTCTGAACCAGTTAACCAGGAGAAGATTCCTGTAATAAGAGGAGTGCCTTTGAAAGGAGAGGCTGTAGAATCCTTTAGGGCTCATCTTGACTGTTTCAG TGAGTCAGGGAAGTGGGTGTACAATTCGATTCCGAGAAATCTGCCATGGAATGGCGCAGGAGACCCATATGCCAGTCAATGTGATGGCCGCCATTCAACTGTAGCGGGAAATGCAGTGGGTGAATGGGCTAACATATTGGCTTCTCAAGGAGGAAATTGGACT GTTAGGGAAGAGTTGAAGTGGGCATGGAGGACTAGTGATAAGTGTCCCTTGGTACCAGTAGATAGAGATGAATTTTGCAG GTTGGTGGGAGCCTATGGGAATGTTCTTGTTGTGGGAGATTCCATTAATCACCTTGTACAGTGGTCGCTCATAAACAATCTCTTGAAGAACATAAGTGACCCTAATGTGGTAATTGATTCTTCTAACTGCAGAACTTGCCCAAGCTTTGAGGTTTGCAGTGACATGGCAGGGCCAGGAAAGAAGGGATTCAAGGTTGGGTTTGTGAGGAATGACAGGATCTCTACCATCTCCAATGTCAGTAGCGACACATTGAACAACTTTTTAGAATGGCCATGGCTTCATCTGCTCAAAGAATGGGACATCCACATCTTACTCTTGAACAGGGGAGCACATTTTGAAACAGATGAGATCTTCTCTGCGTCTCTTCACAGAACATTCTCTTTACTTCGCTCTCTTTATCCTGATCTCCTTGTCCTGTTCCGCAACACTCCACCTG GACATGAAAACTGTACCAGTTACAGGGGACCCATATCAGAACGGCAAGTgattgaaaaaggaaaagataaGTTCCACTGGTCTGAATTTGAGAGGCAGAATGCTTTGGCAAAGAAGATTGTAGAGGAATATGAGTACATATATATGGATGTTGATGTGATGTTGGGCAAGAGACCCGATGGCCATATCAACGAGAAGGATTGCTTACATTATTGCATTCCAGGCCCTTTGGATTCTGTGGTAGAATTGTTTTACAATATCTTAATTCTCCTGCGGACAAGGACAAGAACAACTTTAGATGCAAAAGCTTAG